One Candidatus Poribacteria bacterium genomic window carries:
- a CDS encoding PHP domain-containing protein — protein MKIEFANPFAVEGRWFKGNLHTHSTNSDGALSPRELIRRYRDSGYDFLAITDHNKLTEVDDPGDEILLIPGEEINVGKSEVGTDFHLVLLGIKEHISDRSSPQTVIDRAKAQGGEVILCHPYWSQLSINDMLSIEGYIGVEVFNSTCHFSIGKGLSQIHWDDLLVRGKHVWGFAVDDAHHHTSDHRPTDVCNAWISVKSSELTLDSIMNAIRSGYFYSSNGPEILDIRIEEEVIYVETSPVRHITFISVDGRGERWTPIGCETITQARHRIRNGERFIRIECEDLNGRWAWSNPIFIR, from the coding sequence ATGAAGATCGAATTTGCAAACCCTTTCGCCGTCGAAGGGAGATGGTTCAAGGGAAATCTCCATACCCACTCCACCAACAGCGACGGCGCCCTCAGCCCTAGGGAGCTCATACGGAGATACAGGGATTCAGGATATGATTTTCTGGCTATAACCGATCATAATAAACTAACTGAGGTCGATGATCCGGGAGATGAGATCCTGCTTATCCCCGGTGAGGAGATAAACGTCGGGAAGAGCGAAGTGGGCACGGATTTCCATCTCGTCCTCCTTGGAATAAAAGAGCATATCTCCGACCGAAGCTCGCCTCAGACGGTCATCGATCGGGCAAAAGCCCAGGGAGGTGAGGTGATCCTCTGTCATCCCTACTGGTCGCAGCTCAGCATAAACGATATGCTTTCCATAGAGGGGTATATCGGAGTTGAGGTCTTCAACAGCACATGCCATTTCAGCATCGGAAAAGGGCTGTCACAGATCCATTGGGACGATCTGCTGGTGAGAGGGAAACACGTATGGGGATTCGCCGTGGACGATGCCCATCACCACACAAGCGATCATCGTCCCACGGATGTCTGTAACGCCTGGATATCGGTCAAAAGTTCAGAGTTAACCCTCGACTCCATCATGAACGCCATACGATCGGGTTATTTCTACTCGAGCAACGGGCCCGAGATACTTGACATACGTATAGAAGAGGAGGTCATATATGTGGAGACATCACCTGTCAGGCATATCACCTTCATCTCGGTAGACGGCAGAGGTGAGAGATGGACACCGATAGGGTGTGAGACCATCACGCAGGCACGCCATCGAATTCGAAATGGGGAGAGGTTCATCAGGATCGAGTGCGAGGATCTCAACGGCAGGTGGGCATGGTCAAACCCGATCTTTATCCGATAG
- a CDS encoding C39 family peptidase, protein MYRNVLILAFLALMIFPLIGCEMTYNKLKADLTAKPVDMSNGKVEKEVSAEIPSLPQKFTLPVPHNPARQYGPDCGPDSLRMVLNYYGKGVREGDIVRQLKSRGKYGGVTLSQLARIARGYDLEAYIMAGLNLEILKALLVNKWPPIVTYRARRDVGHAVVVVGYDDTKKRLMVNDPNFVRVSRIPYHDFIPAWQQFGGSCLLVVPKGIKQSDILAAIRRYVSFEIR, encoded by the coding sequence TTGTATCGCAATGTGTTGATTTTAGCGTTTCTTGCCCTCATGATCTTCCCGCTTATCGGCTGTGAGATGACCTATAATAAGCTCAAGGCCGATCTGACGGCTAAGCCGGTCGATATGTCAAACGGGAAGGTTGAAAAGGAGGTATCGGCCGAGATACCGTCACTGCCTCAAAAGTTTACTCTTCCCGTACCTCATAATCCCGCCAGACAGTATGGCCCCGATTGCGGACCGGATTCCCTTAGGATGGTGTTGAACTATTATGGAAAAGGAGTTAGAGAAGGGGACATCGTCAGACAGCTCAAAAGCAGAGGTAAATATGGAGGGGTAACGCTCAGCCAACTGGCAAGGATCGCCCGAGGATATGACCTGGAAGCTTACATAATGGCGGGGTTAAACCTCGAAATACTCAAAGCCCTTCTCGTTAACAAATGGCCTCCGATCGTAACATACAGGGCGAGAAGGGATGTCGGTCATGCCGTCGTGGTGGTCGGATATGACGACACCAAAAAGAGGCTCATGGTGAACGATCCGAACTTCGTCAGGGTGAGCCGAATTCCGTATCACGATTTCATCCCTGCCTGGCAGCAATTCGGCGGATCGTGTCTGCTCGTCGTGCCTAAAGGGATTAAACAGAGCGACATCCTCGCCGCTATAAGGAGATACGTTAGCTTCGAGATCCGATAA
- a CDS encoding class I SAM-dependent rRNA methyltransferase, giving the protein MGAVVLRPEKELRVKEGHPWVFKDNIARYQDVIGAGEIVNVLDSEGEFIGKGYINPISSITVRILSWDREEKIDQDFFLRRISSANDARRRIIEACRSLGMGEEEAYRVVYAEADGLPGLVVDRYGDYLVIQILTLGMEIRRDMILKALIEIFNPKGIFEKSNPKSRRPEGLKPVVGVAWGEVPELITIRQDDMTLIVDPWKGQKTGFFLDQRENRRALRKFINPGDRVLDCFCYTGAFSMMAAKRGAEVLGVDLAERAVELCYHNARLNEVEDRCSFEVNDAFDKLYDMDRNGERFDVIILDPPAFAKSQDAVRAALRGYREINTRAIRLIREGGILATSSCTQHVGEGTFLNMLAVSARKAGRQVQFLDIRSQPWDHPVAPNCSETRYLKFVICRVL; this is encoded by the coding sequence ATGGGTGCTGTTGTTCTTAGACCGGAAAAGGAGCTGCGCGTCAAAGAAGGGCACCCCTGGGTTTTCAAGGATAACATAGCCAGATACCAGGATGTGATCGGCGCGGGGGAGATAGTTAACGTGCTGGACTCTGAGGGCGAGTTCATCGGCAAGGGATATATCAATCCCATCTCATCGATAACCGTCAGAATCCTATCATGGGATAGGGAGGAGAAGATAGATCAGGATTTCTTCCTCAGGAGGATCTCATCGGCGAACGATGCCCGCAGAAGGATAATCGAGGCGTGCAGATCGCTCGGAATGGGAGAGGAGGAGGCCTATAGGGTTGTCTACGCCGAGGCGGATGGATTGCCCGGCCTTGTGGTGGACAGATACGGCGATTATCTGGTGATCCAGATTTTGACGCTGGGGATGGAGATCAGGCGGGATATGATACTCAAAGCCTTGATCGAGATCTTCAACCCTAAGGGCATCTTCGAGAAAAGCAACCCGAAATCCAGGCGTCCCGAAGGACTTAAACCGGTCGTGGGGGTTGCGTGGGGTGAGGTGCCTGAACTCATAACGATTCGCCAGGACGATATGACCCTCATCGTCGATCCCTGGAAGGGACAGAAGACGGGTTTTTTCTTGGATCAGAGGGAGAACCGCCGTGCTCTCCGAAAGTTCATCAATCCGGGCGATAGAGTTTTGGACTGTTTCTGCTATACTGGAGCCTTCTCGATGATGGCCGCTAAGAGGGGAGCGGAGGTCTTGGGGGTGGATCTGGCCGAGAGAGCCGTGGAGCTATGTTACCATAACGCCAGATTGAACGAGGTGGAGGATAGGTGCAGCTTTGAGGTGAACGACGCCTTCGATAAGCTTTACGATATGGACAGAAATGGCGAGAGGTTCGACGTCATCATCCTCGATCCGCCGGCCTTCGCCAAAAGTCAGGATGCCGTCCGGGCGGCCCTGAGGGGATATAGGGAGATAAACACCCGCGCCATAAGGCTGATCAGAGAGGGAGGAATACTCGCCACCTCATCCTGCACCCAACATGTGGGCGAGGGGACGTTTCTCAATATGCTCGCCGTCTCGGCCAGAAAGGCGGGGAGGCAGGTTCAGTTCCTGGATATCAGATCACAGCCCTGGGATCATCCCGTCGCCCCAAACTGTTCCGAGACGAGATACCTGAAGTTCGTCATATGCAGGGTATTGTGA
- the folB gene encoding dihydroneopterin aldolase → MDKISVHGIQFYGYHGVSPEETELGTRFAVDVDLFLDLREAGLSDDLKRTVDYTKVYNLVLKIGTGMRFKLLESIAEQIAAEILNQFDIEGVTVRVKKLSPPIPGVLDHVSVEIHRSQEKHVAR, encoded by the coding sequence TTGGATAAGATATCCGTCCATGGGATACAGTTCTACGGTTATCACGGGGTTTCTCCGGAGGAGACGGAGCTCGGCACGAGGTTTGCCGTGGACGTCGATCTCTTCTTGGACCTGAGGGAAGCGGGGCTGAGCGACGATCTGAAGCGCACGGTGGATTATACCAAAGTTTACAATCTGGTCCTCAAGATAGGAACCGGGATGAGGTTCAAGCTGCTCGAATCGATCGCCGAGCAGATCGCCGCCGAGATATTAAACCAGTTCGACATCGAAGGGGTAACGGTCAGGGTGAAAAAACTCTCCCCGCCTATCCCGGGGGTTCTCGATCACGTCTCCGTCGAGATACATAGGAGCCAGGAAAAGCACGTTGCACGTTAG
- a CDS encoding ADP-ribosylglycohydrolase family protein, whose translation MTNLNDLIRLISDEMRQRKEEGCDISEVEARFNASSREDLAELEEILRELESLPVRDDFPYIEPSTLDEIKAQRPDGPRRMEKRFSEDYLLDKIYGAWLGRCAGCTLGKPVEGWHRSRIEEYLKLADAYPLDYYFPVLVPIPDGFPKHLENHGCMRGRVKRMERDDDIDYTIMGLHILESHGPDFTTTDVARAWLDRLPYHMVYTAERVAYRNLVMGLQPPESATYRNPYREWIGAQIRADCWGYVTPGYPELGAEFAFRDAMLSHVKNGIYGEMFVAAMLSAAFVTDDIEEIIRVGLSEIPAKSRLAEAIENTIRWRGECRTWQEAWERVNERYGHYHGVHTINNAAVVCLGLLYGEGDFARTVSISVMGGWDTDCNGATAGSIIGAVLGAKRLPSEWIDPLNDTVRSFVMGFDNSRISDLAARTLKMAKIVLEGR comes from the coding sequence ATGACCAACCTTAACGATCTTATCAGGTTAATCTCCGATGAGATGAGACAGAGAAAAGAGGAGGGATGCGATATCAGCGAGGTGGAGGCGAGGTTTAACGCATCCTCCAGGGAGGACCTCGCCGAACTGGAGGAGATCCTTCGTGAGCTGGAATCGCTTCCCGTGAGGGATGATTTCCCGTATATCGAGCCTTCAACCCTGGATGAGATAAAAGCTCAGAGACCCGATGGGCCCAGGCGTATGGAGAAACGGTTCAGCGAGGATTATCTCCTGGATAAGATCTATGGCGCGTGGCTTGGCAGATGTGCCGGCTGCACCCTGGGGAAACCGGTCGAGGGATGGCATAGATCCAGGATAGAGGAGTATCTGAAGCTGGCTGATGCCTATCCATTGGATTACTATTTCCCCGTCCTGGTTCCCATTCCGGATGGATTTCCCAAACATCTCGAAAATCACGGCTGTATGAGGGGCAGGGTCAAGCGGATGGAACGTGACGACGATATCGACTACACCATCATGGGGCTCCACATACTCGAATCCCATGGCCCCGATTTCACCACCACGGATGTGGCCCGAGCATGGCTGGATCGACTCCCATATCACATGGTTTACACCGCCGAACGGGTCGCCTACAGGAATCTGGTGATGGGCCTTCAGCCGCCCGAGTCGGCCACATACAGAAATCCCTATCGCGAGTGGATCGGCGCTCAGATCAGAGCCGATTGCTGGGGGTATGTCACGCCCGGATATCCGGAGCTGGGGGCGGAATTTGCCTTCAGAGACGCGATGCTATCGCACGTTAAAAACGGGATATACGGCGAGATGTTCGTGGCCGCCATGCTCTCCGCCGCCTTCGTAACGGACGATATCGAGGAGATCATAAGGGTGGGGCTTTCGGAAATCCCCGCCAAAAGCAGGCTCGCTGAGGCGATAGAGAACACGATCAGATGGAGGGGGGAGTGTCGGACGTGGCAGGAGGCGTGGGAGAGGGTGAACGAGAGATACGGCCATTACCACGGGGTGCATACCATAAACAACGCCGCCGTCGTATGCCTCGGTCTGCTTTACGGCGAAGGGGATTTCGCCAGGACGGTGAGCATAAGCGTGATGGGGGGATGGGATACCGACTGTAACGGCGCCACCGCCGGCTCGATAATCGGCGCCGTTTTGGGGGCGAAGAGACTTCCCTCCGAATGGATCGATCCTCTCAACGATACGGTGCGTAGCTTCGTGATGGGATTCGATAACAGCCGTATCTCAGATCTCGCGGCTCGCACGCTTAAGATGGCTAAAATCGTGCTTGAAGGGAGATAA
- a CDS encoding sugar transferase codes for MNRGFIGVQTLELPHNAPQLYREILEAVGRHHRTLNYLEISFAPSDRGWYLFVKRMIDLTFGLIGIILLAPLFALISLLIKIDSRGSALYLQERVGENGEIFKIYKFRTMIADAEKKTGPVWASENDPRLTRVGRVIRKLKLDELPQLINLIKGDMSLVGPRPERPPFVNLFVTTIPGYMHRLKVKPGITGLAQIRNGYDRCAEDVIRKLRFDLAYIKRMCLIIDLKLLGQTLLYLAKPV; via the coding sequence ATGAACAGGGGGTTCATAGGGGTACAGACGCTGGAATTGCCTCATAACGCTCCCCAGCTTTACAGGGAGATCCTGGAAGCGGTCGGGAGACATCACAGGACTTTGAACTATCTGGAGATCTCGTTCGCCCCCTCCGATCGCGGATGGTACCTCTTCGTCAAGCGAATGATAGATCTCACCTTTGGGTTAATCGGGATCATCCTCTTAGCTCCTCTCTTCGCTCTCATCTCGCTGTTGATCAAGATCGATTCGAGGGGATCGGCCCTTTATCTCCAGGAGAGGGTCGGGGAGAACGGCGAGATATTCAAGATCTATAAGTTCAGGACCATGATCGCCGATGCCGAGAAAAAGACAGGGCCGGTCTGGGCGAGTGAGAACGACCCTCGCCTTACGAGGGTGGGCAGGGTCATAAGGAAGCTCAAGCTGGACGAGTTACCTCAGTTGATTAACCTCATCAAGGGGGACATGTCCCTGGTGGGACCGAGGCCCGAAAGGCCGCCTTTCGTCAACCTGTTTGTGACGACCATACCGGGCTACATGCATAGGTTGAAAGTTAAGCCCGGGATCACGGGATTAGCACAGATCAGGAACGGATATGATAGGTGTGCGGAGGATGTGATCCGCAAGCTCAGATTTGACCTCGCCTATATAAAAAGGATGTGTCTCATCATCGATCTCAAGCTTCTCGGACAGACTTTACTCTATCTCGCCAAACCCGTCTGA